In Deferrivibrio essentukiensis, a single window of DNA contains:
- a CDS encoding LysE family translocator has protein sequence MLGIYNFETFIIASILLNMTPGVDTFYILKYSASQGKKAGFWAAFGILSGILFHTFMASVGLSALIVKSATVYSFVKIIGSLYLIYLGIRMLLEKGKIREETENIRSEDTLKIFRQGFLTNALNPKVAIFFLAFLPQFVAQDSQSHILSFMVLGLTFVCTSLLWCIVLVSSSAKLSCKFKSSRKTSFYFNKLAGLVFVIFGLKLSLEK, from the coding sequence ATGTTAGGGATTTATAATTTTGAGACTTTTATTATTGCGAGCATTTTGCTCAACATGACGCCCGGGGTAGATACGTTTTATATTCTAAAGTATAGTGCTTCTCAAGGGAAGAAAGCAGGTTTTTGGGCAGCTTTTGGTATATTGTCAGGGATATTGTTTCATACATTTATGGCATCTGTTGGGCTTTCTGCATTGATAGTTAAATCTGCAACTGTTTATTCTTTTGTTAAAATTATAGGCTCCTTATATTTAATATATTTAGGGATTAGGATGTTATTGGAAAAAGGAAAAATTAGAGAAGAAACAGAAAATATAAGGTCTGAAGACACATTGAAAATATTTAGGCAGGGATTTTTGACCAATGCATTAAATCCAAAAGTTGCAATTTTTTTTCTTGCATTTTTACCCCAGTTTGTAGCTCAAGATAGTCAGTCACACATCTTAAGTTTTATGGTGTTGGGTTTGACCTTTGTCTGCACAAGTTTGCTTTGGTGCATAGTCTTGGTATCTTCTTCTGCTAAGCTCAGCTGTAAGTTTAAAAGCAGTCGCAAAACATCCTTTTATTTCAATAAATTAGCAGGTTTAGTTTTTGTTATCTTCGGTCTAAAACTTTCTTTAGAAAAGTAA
- the thiS gene encoding sulfur carrier protein ThiS — translation MKIILNGKDTELEKNITVTELLQNLKIHSKVVVVEINGNIVEKDNFDNTFIKENDKVEVVRFVGGG, via the coding sequence ATGAAAATAATATTAAACGGAAAAGATACAGAATTGGAAAAAAATATAACTGTTACTGAACTATTGCAAAATCTAAAAATCCATAGTAAAGTGGTAGTAGTTGAGATTAATGGAAACATTGTAGAAAAAGACAACTTTGACAATACATTTATTAAAGAAAACGACAAAGTGGAGGTCGTCCGTTTTGTCGGCGGAGGATAA
- a CDS encoding peroxiredoxin family protein, with protein MRFIFIFLFFISSISYADIKTFDLKSLSEVAKGEDYTVLVFWATYCPFCIKELKDINSEYEKFTKKNIKVIALSTDLLKSTVGNFLKTVNYQFETYIAADDIKKHFNIHYVPVTVIIDKNGDLHDISPGRKSVNDIFKMMQE; from the coding sequence TTGAGATTTATTTTTATCTTTTTATTTTTTATTTCATCAATATCTTATGCTGATATTAAAACATTTGACTTAAAAAGCTTATCAGAAGTTGCAAAAGGGGAAGATTACACTGTGCTTGTGTTTTGGGCGACTTACTGCCCTTTCTGTATAAAAGAATTAAAAGATATAAATAGTGAATATGAAAAATTTACTAAAAAAAATATCAAGGTAATCGCTCTGTCTACTGACTTACTGAAATCTACCGTAGGAAATTTTCTAAAAACGGTAAATTATCAATTTGAAACGTATATAGCCGCAGATGATATAAAAAAACATTTTAATATACACTATGTCCCTGTAACTGTAATTATTGATAAAAATGGGGATTTGCATGATATCTCTCCTGGCAGAAAAAGCGTAAATGATATATTTAAAATGATGCAGGAATAA
- the thiF gene encoding sulfur carrier protein ThiS adenylyltransferase ThiF → MKIFLNEKEINLEKQTTIEELKNTFKPDADVVIYNGHIVNENVTLNEGDSVFFIKKGEIPNSEELEYLMAARHTPGVHKKLKEGKVAIAGLGGLGSNIAINLARMGVGYIKLIDFDIVEPSNLNRQQYFIDQIGMFKTDAMVDTLKKINPYIHYEAINIYVDKNNVEKLFSDVDVIIEAFDKAENKAMLISTASMLFEDKCIIGASGVAGLYDTSLFKVKKLGKKIYIVGDFENEAKPGQGLMATRVAVAANIQANLAVNYILGEL, encoded by the coding sequence ATGAAAATTTTCCTAAACGAAAAGGAAATTAATTTAGAAAAACAAACAACAATTGAAGAATTGAAAAATACATTTAAGCCTGATGCAGATGTTGTCATTTACAACGGTCATATTGTAAACGAAAATGTCACTCTCAATGAAGGTGATTCTGTCTTTTTCATAAAAAAAGGGGAAATACCAAATAGTGAAGAGCTTGAATATCTAATGGCAGCAAGGCATACCCCCGGTGTGCATAAAAAACTAAAAGAAGGAAAAGTCGCCATTGCAGGGCTTGGTGGCTTAGGCTCAAATATTGCAATAAATCTTGCAAGAATGGGAGTAGGATATATCAAGCTCATTGACTTTGACATTGTGGAGCCTTCTAATCTTAACAGGCAGCAATATTTTATTGACCAAATTGGGATGTTTAAAACCGATGCGATGGTTGATACTCTGAAAAAGATAAATCCATATATCCATTATGAAGCAATTAACATTTATGTAGATAAAAATAACGTAGAGAAACTTTTCAGCGACGTAGATGTCATAATTGAAGCATTTGATAAGGCGGAAAACAAAGCAATGCTTATATCCACAGCATCAATGCTGTTTGAAGACAAATGTATAATCGGTGCTTCCGGTGTTGCAGGGCTTTACGATACATCACTTTTTAAAGTAAAAAAGCTTGGTAAAAAGATATATATTGTGGGTGATTTTGAAAATGAGGCAAAGCCCGGCCAAGGGCTTATGGCAACACGAGTAGCCGTTGCAGCAAATATTCAGGCAAACCTGGCAGTAAACTACATTTTGGGGGAATTATGA
- a CDS encoding pyridoxal 5'-phosphate synthase, which yields MSILQNLPGSPFTQFENWFLEAVANNILEPNSFTLATVGKDLRPSQRIVLLKSYDEQGFLFFTNTDTKKVRQINENSFVAAHFAWLKLERQVRVEGIVKSISTTELIKTFFKRDSGLKKGDWISVKSDIVTFRRIVESKFDNLRFNLNGFKNIFMQDIRCYVIEPVYFEFWQGCVDKFYESVEYVFDGENWNLKIND from the coding sequence ATGAGTATTTTGCAAAATTTACCTGGTAGCCCTTTTACCCAATTTGAAAATTGGTTTTTGGAAGCTGTAGCAAATAATATACTTGAGCCAAACAGCTTTACTCTTGCAACTGTAGGAAAGGATTTAAGACCATCTCAAAGAATCGTCTTACTTAAAAGCTATGATGAGCAAGGTTTTTTATTTTTTACAAATACTGATACTAAGAAAGTCAGACAGATTAATGAAAATAGCTTTGTTGCAGCTCACTTTGCATGGCTTAAGCTTGAGAGGCAGGTCAGAGTTGAGGGAATTGTAAAGAGTATTTCTACGACAGAGCTCATAAAAACCTTTTTTAAAAGAGATTCGGGGTTAAAAAAAGGGGATTGGATTTCGGTCAAAAGCGATATTGTTACTTTCAGAAGGATAGTTGAGTCAAAATTTGATAATCTACGATTTAATTTAAATGGGTTTAAAAACATTTTTATGCAGGACATAAGGTGTTATGTTATTGAGCCTGTATATTTTGAATTTTGGCAAGGGTGTGTTGACAAATTTTATGAAAGTGTCGAGTATGTTTTTGATGGAGAAAATTGGAATTTAAAGATAAATGATTGA
- a CDS encoding menaquinone biosynthesis decarboxylase produces MNSYEVIEKLREHDLLKVIDSEVDIYLEAAHLAYIEVKKEDSKALLFTNVVDRKSGKKFIEPVLMNVFCNYKAVELFIGDVDKIAESIEKLIKMKTPLKFTDKISMLNDLFALKSVFPKRLNKKGECQEIVKLGKDAKLSDLPILTTWEKDGGPFITMGQVYTKSLDGKMNNLGMYRLQVYDDYTLGMHWQIHKDSNHFFHEYKKAGKKMPVSIAIGGDPLYIWCGQAPLPIGVFELMLYGFIKKKSARLVKSVTNDIYVPYDVDYVIEGFVDPSKLRVEGPFGDHTGYYTLEEEYPFLEVSAITQRKNPVFAATVVGKPPLEDKYMGYATERIFLPLLKTTTPDLIDYYMPENGVFHNLIIAKIKTLYPGHAQQVMHAFWGVGQMSFVKHAIFVGENAPDLRSKEIIPYILNRFKIKNMLISKGVVDALDHSSDEFAVGGKLGVDCTGEEISDDKIEIINDEILLNKIKGIVKDVVDLRQYYTDTKNPLCIIAVKKARKMQHLFEDLKGVFKYIKILIIVDSDINDIDNPYMLLWRVVNNIDSNRDIFVYENTVGIDGTNKGKIDNFPRRWPDDVLCTESVLDSLKNRGLTDIDDNFIKKWGLL; encoded by the coding sequence ATGAATAGCTATGAAGTTATTGAAAAATTAAGAGAGCATGATCTCCTGAAAGTAATAGACAGTGAAGTGGATATTTATCTTGAGGCTGCTCACCTTGCATATATTGAGGTGAAAAAAGAGGATAGCAAGGCTCTTCTTTTTACAAATGTAGTGGATAGGAAAAGTGGTAAAAAATTTATTGAGCCTGTCTTGATGAATGTTTTTTGTAACTATAAGGCAGTTGAGCTTTTTATAGGTGATGTTGATAAAATTGCTGAAAGTATTGAAAAATTAATAAAAATGAAAACGCCTCTAAAGTTTACCGACAAAATATCTATGCTTAACGACCTTTTTGCTCTTAAATCTGTTTTTCCAAAAAGATTAAATAAAAAAGGGGAATGTCAGGAAATAGTAAAGTTGGGAAAAGATGCTAAGTTGAGCGATTTACCTATTTTAACTACTTGGGAAAAAGATGGTGGCCCGTTTATAACGATGGGGCAGGTTTATACAAAAAGTCTTGACGGGAAAATGAACAATCTCGGTATGTATCGCCTACAGGTGTATGATGATTATACCTTGGGGATGCATTGGCAGATTCATAAGGATAGTAATCATTTTTTTCATGAATATAAAAAGGCAGGTAAAAAGATGCCTGTATCAATTGCAATAGGGGGTGACCCTTTGTATATTTGGTGCGGTCAAGCTCCTCTTCCCATTGGTGTATTTGAGCTTATGCTTTATGGTTTTATAAAAAAGAAAAGTGCAAGACTTGTAAAATCAGTCACAAACGATATTTATGTGCCTTATGACGTGGATTATGTAATTGAGGGGTTTGTTGATCCATCTAAATTGAGAGTAGAAGGCCCTTTTGGTGATCATACCGGATACTATACTCTTGAAGAGGAGTATCCATTTTTGGAGGTGTCTGCGATTACTCAAAGGAAAAATCCCGTATTTGCTGCTACAGTGGTAGGAAAGCCCCCTTTGGAAGATAAATATATGGGCTATGCTACTGAAAGAATCTTTTTGCCCCTATTAAAGACGACTACGCCGGATTTAATAGACTATTATATGCCTGAAAATGGAGTTTTTCATAATTTAATCATTGCAAAGATAAAGACACTTTATCCAGGTCATGCTCAGCAGGTGATGCATGCTTTTTGGGGGGTAGGGCAGATGAGCTTTGTAAAGCATGCAATTTTTGTGGGTGAAAATGCTCCGGATTTACGAAGCAAGGAGATTATTCCTTATATCTTAAATAGGTTTAAAATTAAAAATATGCTTATTTCAAAAGGTGTTGTTGATGCTCTTGACCACAGCTCAGATGAGTTTGCTGTTGGCGGAAAATTAGGTGTTGATTGTACGGGAGAAGAAATCAGTGATGATAAGATTGAAATAATAAACGATGAGATTTTATTGAACAAGATTAAAGGGATTGTAAAAGATGTGGTTGATTTGCGGCAATATTATACTGATACAAAAAATCCTCTGTGTATCATTGCAGTTAAAAAAGCACGAAAGATGCAGCACCTTTTTGAAGATTTAAAAGGAGTGTTTAAATATATTAAAATCCTTATAATTGTTGATAGCGATATCAATGACATAGATAATCCGTATATGTTGTTGTGGCGGGTTGTCAATAATATTGACAGTAACAGGGATATTTTTGTTTATGAAAATACGGTTGGTATTGACGGCACAAACAAGGGTAAGATTGATAATTTTCCGAGAAGATGGCCTGATGATGTGCTTTGTACAGAAAGTGTCCTTGACAGCCTTAAAAATCGAGGTTTGACTGATATTGATGATAATTTTATAAAAAAGTGGGGACTTTTATAG